Proteins encoded in a region of the Vicia villosa cultivar HV-30 ecotype Madison, WI linkage group LG5, Vvil1.0, whole genome shotgun sequence genome:
- the LOC131601973 gene encoding uncharacterized protein LOC131601973, translating to MSLQNKGFWMVKGSGHVSDREPVFDNPSKTEPKRSHQWLIDATEGDYLPNKKQAIEDANERSSSGFSNVNFTPWENNHNFNSVPNQFIDRLFGSETRPINFSEKNTYVSADDSNVRSNLISNHYGDGASFGLSISHSAEDSEPCMTFGGIKKVKINQVKDFDIVQAPEGHDFDRQSKSDLHQAYNGEIETRSGSIGQDFDKDGNAALLGLTYGRGDAHIRSFGTPFGKGDNTVLSMGESCNKEDKNIISFGGFPDERSDISVGRATTDYEQLYNQSSVHVSTTAYEKELDASNSGVVETTPSVATIKPESVTKNKQDIKRKESPTTFPTNVRSLISTGMLDGVPVKYVSVAREELRGIIKGSTYLCGCQSCNYSKGLNAYEFERHAGCKTKHPNNHIYFENGKTIYQIVQELRNSPESSLFDTIQTIFGAPINQKAFRIWKESFQAATRELQRIYGNERRNL from the exons tCTTTACAAAACAAGGGATTCTGGATGGTAAAAGGGTCTGGACATGTTAGTGACAGAGAGCCGGTATTTGATAATCCTTCCAAAACTGAACCAAAACGATCTCATCAATGGTTAATTGATGCAACTGAAGGGGATTATTTGCCAAACAAGAAGCAAGCAATAGAAGATGCAAATGAAAGATCTAGTTCAGGATTTTCAAATGTAAATTTTACTCCGTGGGAAAAcaatcataatttcaattcagtCCCAAACCAATTTATTGATCGGTTATTTGGATCTGAAACTAGGCCCATCAATTTCTCTGAAAAGAATACTTATGTTTCTGCTGATGATTCTAATGTGAGGTCAAATTTGATCTCCAATCATTATGGAGATGGTGCATCTTTTGGCTTGTCTATATCTCATTCTGCCGAAGATTCTGAACCATGTATGACTTTTGGGGGAATCAAGAAAGTCAAAATAAATCAAGTTAAGGATTTCGACATTGTACAAGCTCCAGAGGGACATGACTTTGATAGGCAGAGTAAGAGTGATCTACATCAAGCCTATAATGGGGAAATTGAGACGAGATCTGGGTCAATAGGGCAAGACTTTGACAAGGATGGCAATGCTGCTTTACTGGGACTCACCTATGGCAGAGGGGATGCCCATATAAGATCGTTTGGTACCCCCTTTGGCAAAGGAGATAACACAGTCCTATCAATGGGTGAGTCCTGTAATAAAGAGGACaaaaatataatttcttttggTGGGTTCCCAGATGAACGGAGTGATATCTCTGTGGGCAGGGCTACTACAGactatgaacaattatataaTCAATCATCAGTTCATGTGTCAACAACAGCCTATGAGAAAGAGTTGGATGCATCAAATTCCGGTGTAGTTGAAACTACTCCTTCGGTGGCAACAATAAAGCCTGAATCTGTGACCAAGAATAAACAAGATATCAAAAGGAAAGAATCTCCCACCACCTTCCCAACTAATGTCAGGAGCCTGATATCTACTGGTATGCTTGATGGTGTTCCTGTGAAGTATGTCTCAGTGGCGCGAGAG GAACTTCGTGGGATTATAAAAGGCTCTACCTATCTTTGTGGGTGTCAGTCATGTAACTATTCTAAG GGTCTCAATGCTTATGAGTTTGAAAGGCATGCCGGTTGCAAAACAAAACATCCAAACAATCATATTTATTTCGAGAATGGGAAGACCATTTATCAAATAGTACAGGAATTGAGGAATTCTCCGGAGAGTTCATTGTTTGACACAATTCAAACTATTTTCGGTGCACCAATTAATCAGAAGGCATTTCGCATTTggaaag AATCATTTCAAGCAGCAACACGCGAGCTTCAGCGTATTTATGGAAATGAAAGACGCAACCTCTAA
- the LOC131601974 gene encoding ras-related protein RABE1c-like: MAAPPARARADYDYLIKLLLIGDSGVGKSCLLLRFSDGSFTTSFITTIGIDFKIRTIELDGKRIKLQIWDTAGQERFRTITTAYYRGAMGILLVYDVTDEASFNNIRNWIRNIEQHASDNVNKILVGNKADMDESKRAVPTSKGQALADEYGIKFFETSAKTNLNVEEVFFSIARDIKQRLADTDNKAEPTTIKINQDSAAGAGQAAQKSACCG, encoded by the exons ATGGCTGCTCCACCGGCAAGGGCTCGTGCCGATTACGATTACCTCATCAAGCTTCTCTTGATCGGCGATAGCG GTGTTGGAAAGAGTTGTCTTCTTTTGCGGTTTTCTGATGGCTCTTTCACAACCAGTTTCATCACTACTATAGG CATTGATTTTAAGATAAGAACCATAGAGCTTGATGGCAAAAGGATCAAGCTCCAAATCTGGGATACCGCAGGGCAGGAGCGGTTTCGGACAATTACAACCG CTTACTATCGTGGTGCTATGGGGATATTGCTTGTCTATGATGTTACAGATGAAGCATCGTTTAACA ATATCAGGAATTGGATTCGCAACATTGAGCAACATGCTTCGGATAATGTTAACAAAATACTGGTAGGGAACAAAGCAGACATGGACGAAAGCAAAAGG gcTGTGCCAACGTCCAAAGGCCAAGCACTGGCTGATGAATATGGAATCAAATTCTTCGAAACC AGTGCAAAGACAAATCTAAATGTGGAGGAAGTTTTCTTTTCCATAGCAAGAGACATAAAACAAAGGCTTGCTGACACCGACAACAAGGCCGAG cCGACAACAATCAAAATCAACCAAGACTCTGCAGCAGGAGCTGGACAGGCTGCACAAAAGTCAGCATGTTGTGGTTGA